From Gordonia crocea, the proteins below share one genomic window:
- a CDS encoding response regulator transcription factor produces MTEVLLAEDDSAIAEPLARALIREGYGCVVVDDGAAALEQAVDPRFELLVLDLGLPKMDGLEVCRELRNLRPDLPVLMLTARTDEVDFVVGLDAGADDYVGKPFRLAELLARVRALLRRKPAVAEEVLVGGEIVLDTRARRVLVAGEDVVLANREFDLLQFLMERPGQVVSREELVSQVWGSVDLRSSKTLDMHVSWLRRKIGDDRTDRPRHIVTVRGMGFRFDA; encoded by the coding sequence ATGACCGAGGTGTTGCTCGCCGAGGACGACTCGGCGATTGCCGAGCCGCTGGCCCGGGCGCTGATCCGGGAGGGCTACGGCTGCGTCGTCGTCGACGACGGGGCGGCGGCCCTCGAGCAGGCGGTCGACCCTCGGTTCGAACTGCTGGTGCTCGACCTGGGGCTGCCGAAGATGGACGGGCTCGAGGTTTGCCGGGAGTTGCGCAACCTGCGCCCCGATCTTCCGGTGTTGATGCTCACCGCGCGGACCGACGAGGTCGACTTCGTCGTCGGACTCGACGCCGGGGCCGACGACTATGTCGGCAAGCCGTTCCGCCTCGCCGAGCTCTTGGCGCGGGTGCGCGCGCTGTTGCGGCGCAAACCTGCGGTCGCCGAAGAGGTCCTGGTGGGCGGGGAGATCGTTCTCGACACCCGGGCCCGGCGGGTGTTGGTCGCCGGCGAGGACGTCGTCCTCGCCAACCGCGAGTTCGACCTGTTGCAGTTCCTGATGGAGCGGCCGGGGCAGGTCGTCAGCCGCGAGGAACTGGTCTCGCAGGTGTGGGGATCGGTCGACCTGCGCTCGTCGAAGACCCTCGACATGCACGTGTCGTGGCTGCGCCGCAAGATCGGCGACGACCGCACCGATCGGCCGCGCCACATCGTCACCGTGCGCGGGATGGGTTTCCGGTTCGATGCGTGA
- a CDS encoding sensor histidine kinase yields the protein MRRRIRTSMIGMLLVVGILLGAPLSVIAWWWTADNAHQDLDLRLKHIASELIQMEGPGGELDSVAITEERFGMLIPEGGVLRVTHHVPSRAGVGGTPTVVTTKLGPPIGGREFTDSINLGEAGAVELAVPLGQVRRDQWLGVMIVAVVVLGSVGGGVAVATVTARRLADPLTRVADRATAMARGDFRSEWPEYGIPELDRVSRALGAANTEIATRLDREAGIVGEVSHQLRSRMTAIQLRLDELAMYPDENVVAEAEAAAGQVERLTRDLDQMVVASRVSQGAPAKAVRVDTMVRTLVADFAPAFIASDRQLRIVTQGGMPAMAWTAQPSRLREAVAVLVDNALHHGRGTATVVLDTLPATGMLRLEVTDEGDGVPDELVDKIFRRGFTGGVATGTGVGLSLARALVEADGGRLELSSRRPPVFSIVVPASAPVETVARDRAPHR from the coding sequence ATGCGTCGCCGGATCCGCACCTCGATGATCGGCATGCTGCTGGTCGTCGGGATCCTGCTCGGTGCCCCGCTGTCGGTGATCGCCTGGTGGTGGACGGCCGACAACGCCCACCAAGACTTGGACCTGCGGCTCAAGCACATCGCCAGCGAACTGATCCAGATGGAGGGCCCGGGCGGCGAGCTCGATTCCGTTGCCATCACAGAGGAGCGGTTCGGGATGCTCATCCCGGAGGGGGGCGTGCTGCGCGTCACCCATCATGTGCCGTCGCGCGCGGGGGTGGGCGGTACCCCCACCGTCGTGACGACGAAGCTGGGGCCGCCGATCGGCGGCCGCGAGTTCACCGACTCGATCAACCTCGGCGAGGCCGGCGCCGTTGAACTGGCCGTCCCGCTCGGCCAGGTCCGGCGCGACCAGTGGTTGGGGGTGATGATCGTCGCCGTCGTCGTACTGGGCTCGGTCGGCGGGGGAGTCGCGGTGGCCACGGTGACCGCGCGGCGCCTGGCCGACCCGCTGACCCGCGTCGCCGATCGGGCAACGGCGATGGCGCGCGGCGATTTCCGCTCCGAATGGCCGGAGTACGGCATCCCGGAGTTGGACCGGGTGTCGCGCGCGCTCGGGGCGGCGAACACCGAGATCGCCACTCGGCTCGACCGCGAGGCCGGAATAGTCGGAGAGGTCTCGCACCAGCTGCGCAGCCGGATGACGGCGATCCAGCTGCGCCTGGACGAGCTCGCGATGTACCCCGATGAGAACGTGGTGGCCGAGGCGGAGGCGGCGGCCGGTCAGGTGGAGCGGCTCACCCGGGACCTGGACCAGATGGTCGTCGCATCGCGGGTGAGCCAGGGCGCGCCGGCCAAAGCGGTGCGCGTGGACACCATGGTGCGGACGCTGGTCGCCGATTTCGCCCCGGCGTTCATCGCCTCCGACCGCCAACTGCGGATCGTCACGCAAGGCGGCATGCCGGCGATGGCGTGGACCGCGCAGCCCAGTCGGCTGCGCGAGGCGGTGGCGGTGTTGGTGGACAACGCGTTGCACCACGGTCGGGGAACGGCAACCGTGGTCTTGGACACCCTGCCGGCCACCGGGATGCTGCGCCTGGAGGTGACCGACGAGGGGGACGGTGTCCCCGACGAACTCGTCGACAAGATCTTCCGACGGGGCTTCACCGGAGGGGTGGCCACCGGGACCGGGGTGGGGCTGTCACTCGCCCGGGCGCTGGTGGAGGCCGACGGTGGGCGATTAGAACTCAGTTCACGGCGCCCGCCGGTGTTCTCGATCGTGGTGCCGGCGAGTGCCCCCGTCGAGACGGTGGCACGCGACCGCGCGCCGCACCGGTGA
- a CDS encoding GtrA family protein translates to MLTNLYDRYANTLRQLVKFGAVGGSGVLVNMVVTVIMNKLNGGSINAQNVLWSIPGTDFNVRFTALVWIVAFFVANLYNFQLNRSWTFQSSKHATWWGEFWPFLAVGSVAAAVGLVIKIALTNPSSPLFLPDPYFHEAAGLNSREYWAQLIAILITMPINFVVNKLWTFRAVRSSRLHALADEPVAEPADAA, encoded by the coding sequence ATGTTGACCAACCTGTACGACCGCTACGCGAACACACTGCGCCAGCTGGTCAAGTTCGGTGCGGTCGGCGGCTCCGGCGTCCTGGTGAACATGGTGGTCACCGTCATCATGAACAAGCTCAACGGCGGCTCCATCAACGCCCAGAACGTGTTGTGGAGCATCCCCGGGACCGACTTCAACGTGCGCTTCACCGCGCTGGTCTGGATCGTCGCCTTCTTCGTCGCCAACCTGTACAACTTCCAGCTGAACCGCTCCTGGACGTTCCAGTCCAGCAAGCACGCCACCTGGTGGGGAGAGTTCTGGCCGTTCCTCGCGGTCGGTTCGGTGGCCGCCGCCGTCGGCCTGGTCATCAAGATCGCGCTCACCAACCCGTCGAGCCCGCTGTTCCTCCCCGACCCCTACTTCCACGAGGCGGCCGGGCTCAACTCACGCGAGTACTGGGCACAGCTGATCGCGATCCTCATCACGATGCCGATCAACTTCGTCGTCAACAAGCTGTGGACCTTCCGCGCGGTTCGGTCGAGCCGGCTGCACGCGCTCGCCGACGAGCCCGTCGCCGAACCCGCCGACGCGGCCTGA
- a CDS encoding 5-(carboxyamino)imidazole ribonucleotide synthase, which produces MPVVTMIGGGQLARMTHQSAIELGQCLRVLASNTDDPAATVSADVVIGSHDSLDDLRRAAAGANALTFDHEGVPLAHLQALEAEGVTVHPPSKALHFAQDKLAMRTRLSALGLPVPDFVDLSGDRVAARAALREFGARHDWQIVVKAVRGGYDGRGVWLLDDEAAALAVIDGADDATQLMAEAKVPMRRELSALIARSPFGQGAAWPVVETIQRHGQCAVVLAPAPGLSAEVAERAQQMALRLADELGVVGVMAMELFETSDGELVVNELAMRPHNSGHWSMDGAITSQFEQHLRAVLDYPLGATDAVAGPVVMANVLGAAQAPSMSMDERIHHLMGRIPEAKIHLYGKSERPDRKVGHVNIVGVPGASIDEVRERAERAATWLSTATWTDGWDEHGE; this is translated from the coding sequence ATGCCGGTGGTCACCATGATCGGGGGCGGACAGCTCGCCCGGATGACCCATCAATCAGCTATTGAACTGGGACAATGCCTCCGAGTCCTGGCCTCGAACACCGACGATCCGGCTGCGACGGTGAGCGCCGACGTGGTCATCGGATCGCATGACAGCCTCGATGACCTGCGCCGCGCCGCGGCGGGGGCCAACGCGCTCACCTTCGACCACGAAGGGGTGCCGTTGGCGCACCTGCAGGCCCTCGAAGCCGAGGGGGTGACCGTGCACCCGCCGTCGAAGGCACTGCACTTCGCGCAGGACAAACTGGCCATGCGGACGCGGCTCTCGGCGCTGGGATTGCCGGTACCCGACTTCGTCGACCTGTCCGGCGACCGGGTCGCCGCCCGCGCCGCGTTGCGCGAGTTCGGGGCGCGCCACGACTGGCAGATCGTCGTCAAGGCGGTGCGCGGCGGCTACGACGGCCGAGGGGTGTGGTTGCTCGACGACGAGGCGGCGGCCCTGGCGGTGATCGACGGCGCCGACGATGCGACCCAGCTCATGGCCGAGGCGAAGGTGCCGATGCGGCGTGAGCTGTCGGCGTTGATCGCGCGCTCGCCCTTCGGCCAGGGGGCGGCCTGGCCGGTGGTCGAGACGATCCAGCGCCACGGGCAATGCGCGGTGGTTCTCGCGCCGGCACCGGGGCTGTCCGCCGAGGTCGCCGAGCGAGCCCAACAGATGGCGCTGCGGCTGGCCGACGAACTCGGCGTCGTCGGGGTGATGGCGATGGAGCTGTTCGAGACCTCAGACGGCGAGCTGGTGGTGAACGAGCTGGCGATGCGTCCCCACAACAGCGGGCACTGGTCGATGGACGGCGCGATCACCTCGCAGTTCGAGCAGCACCTGCGCGCGGTGCTCGACTACCCGCTGGGGGCGACCGACGCGGTCGCCGGCCCGGTGGTCATGGCGAACGTCCTGGGTGCCGCGCAGGCACCGTCGATGTCGATGGATGAACGCATCCACCATCTGATGGGCCGGATCCCCGAGGCGAAGATCCACCTGTACGGGAAGTCCGAACGACCCGATCGCAAGGTCGGACATGTCAATATCGTGGGGGTGCCGGGGGCCTCGATCGACGAGGTGCGCGAGCGCGCCGAGCGGGCGGCGACCTGGCTGTCGACCGCGACCTGGACCGACGGATGGGATGAGCACGGTGAGTGA
- the purE gene encoding 5-(carboxyamino)imidazole ribonucleotide mutase yields the protein MSTVSENAGPRVGLIMGSDSDWPTMTAAAEALAEFDVPFEVGVVSAHRTPQLMLDYAQEAAGRGISVIIAGAGGAAHLPGMVASATPLPVIGVPVPLKHLDGMDSLLSIVQMPAGVPVATVSIGGARNAGLLAVRILAAADPALQQRMTAFQADLAAMVADKDAALRRTLMGE from the coding sequence ATGAGCACGGTGAGTGAGAATGCGGGGCCGCGGGTCGGCCTCATCATGGGCAGCGATTCTGATTGGCCGACGATGACGGCAGCCGCGGAGGCGCTCGCCGAATTCGACGTGCCCTTCGAGGTCGGGGTCGTCTCGGCCCACCGCACCCCCCAGCTGATGCTCGACTACGCGCAGGAGGCCGCCGGTCGCGGCATCTCGGTCATCATCGCCGGCGCCGGCGGCGCGGCCCACCTGCCCGGGATGGTGGCCTCGGCCACGCCGCTGCCGGTGATCGGTGTGCCCGTGCCGCTCAAGCACCTCGACGGAATGGATTCGCTGCTCTCCATCGTCCAGATGCCGGCCGGGGTGCCGGTGGCGACGGTCTCGATCGGCGGCGCGCGCAACGCCGGGCTGCTCGCGGTGCGGATCCTCGCGGCCGCCGATCCGGCGCTGCAGCAACGGATGACCGCGTTCCAGGCGGACTTGGCGGCCATGGTCGCCGACAAGGACGCGGCCCTGCGTCGCACGCTGATGGGGGAGTGA
- a CDS encoding SMP-30/gluconolactonase/LRE family protein, protein MTVAGVAVRPVRLIDLGGRGPEDVVVGEDGTVYTGLEDGTLLSVDPATGAVTRIGHTGGRPLGIELLPDGRLLVCDAHRGVLAVDPATGEVEELVTEVGGRPMVFCNNAAVSAGGDIWFSDSSTVHPIERWKNDMIEDTRTGKLLRRSPDGTVTVVLDGLAFSNGVALAADESFVCVAETTARTLVRWWLTGPKAGTRDFLATDLPGYPDNISRGSDGLIWVAIASPTEPVMSGVHHAPMLVRRAAGRVPGFLQPKPKRTVRVQAFDEQGVLRHDVHGDSAEFHLVTGVREHGGRVWLGSLETDAVGVVDL, encoded by the coding sequence GTGACGGTGGCGGGCGTGGCGGTGCGGCCGGTTCGGCTCATCGACCTCGGTGGTCGCGGGCCCGAGGACGTCGTCGTCGGCGAGGACGGGACGGTGTACACCGGGCTGGAGGACGGCACCCTGTTGTCGGTCGATCCCGCCACCGGCGCGGTGACCCGGATCGGTCACACCGGCGGGCGGCCGTTGGGCATCGAACTGCTCCCCGACGGCCGGCTCCTGGTCTGCGACGCGCACCGCGGGGTGTTGGCGGTGGACCCGGCGACCGGCGAGGTCGAGGAACTGGTCACCGAGGTCGGCGGGCGGCCGATGGTGTTCTGCAACAACGCAGCGGTCTCCGCGGGCGGGGACATCTGGTTCAGTGACTCGTCGACGGTGCACCCGATCGAGCGCTGGAAAAACGACATGATCGAAGACACCCGCACCGGCAAGCTGCTGCGGCGATCCCCGGACGGCACCGTCACGGTGGTGCTGGACGGGTTGGCGTTCTCCAACGGGGTGGCGTTGGCGGCCGACGAGTCGTTCGTCTGCGTCGCCGAGACGACCGCCCGCACGCTGGTGCGGTGGTGGTTGACCGGCCCGAAGGCGGGTACCCGCGACTTCCTGGCCACCGACCTGCCCGGCTACCCGGACAACATTTCCCGCGGCAGCGACGGGTTGATCTGGGTGGCGATCGCCTCGCCGACCGAACCCGTCATGTCCGGCGTCCACCACGCGCCGATGCTGGTGCGCCGGGCTGCGGGACGGGTACCGGGGTTTTTGCAGCCGAAGCCGAAGCGGACGGTCCGGGTGCAGGCCTTCGACGAGCAGGGCGTGTTGCGCCACGACGTCCACGGCGACTCGGCCGAGTTCCACCTCGTGACCGGGGTGCGCGAACACGGCGGCCGGGTGTGGCTCGGCAGCCTGGAAACCGACGCGGTCGGGGTCGTCGACCTGTAG
- a CDS encoding TM2 domain-containing protein, whose protein sequence is MTTPDPFANPSDAGQPGATPPGPGQPQVGGYPQPGGYPQQGGYPPQGGYQQGGYQQGYPQQGYAYGPPQVDEWGNPLSDKSKLVAGLLQLFLGSFGIGRFYLGYTGMGVAMLLLSWLTCGIWPLIDAILIFIGNVPDSDGRKLRD, encoded by the coding sequence GTGACCACGCCTGATCCGTTCGCCAACCCGTCCGACGCCGGCCAGCCCGGGGCAACCCCGCCCGGCCCGGGACAGCCTCAGGTGGGCGGCTACCCGCAGCCGGGTGGCTACCCCCAGCAAGGTGGCTACCCCCCGCAGGGCGGCTACCAACAGGGCGGCTACCAGCAGGGCTATCCGCAGCAGGGGTATGCCTACGGTCCTCCCCAGGTCGACGAGTGGGGCAACCCGCTGTCGGACAAGAGCAAGTTGGTGGCCGGCCTCCTGCAACTCTTCCTCGGCTCGTTCGGCATCGGTCGGTTCTACCTCGGTTACACCGGGATGGGCGTCGCGATGTTGCTGTTGTCCTGGCTCACCTGCGGTATCTGGCCGCTGATCGATGCGATCCTGATCTTCATCGGCAACGTCCCCGACTCCGACGGGCGCAAGCTGCGCGACTGA
- a CDS encoding GNAT family N-acetyltransferase, which produces MRSDHPPLTTDPVGASLTGAHAGYALRRGRISRYDPEVSVFYAHPAELTEDDWADLAELAGTGATVGLRGRRTPLPDGWTVLRTFELVMYSGAGLVTRPDDEAVVLGPDDVDDMLDLVAAAQPGPFARRTVELGRYLGFRDDDGRLIAMAGERMRPPGWGEISAVATAPHARGKGLAQRLIRAVGAHIVQRGDLPFLHTSADNPARALYERLGFELVDEVDLEIVQVP; this is translated from the coding sequence ATGCGTTCTGATCACCCGCCCCTCACCACCGACCCGGTGGGGGCGTCGTTGACCGGCGCGCACGCCGGGTACGCGCTGCGCCGCGGCCGGATCAGCCGATACGACCCGGAGGTCTCGGTCTTCTATGCCCACCCGGCCGAACTGACCGAAGACGACTGGGCCGACCTCGCCGAGCTCGCCGGGACCGGCGCCACCGTCGGGCTGCGGGGTCGGCGAACCCCGCTCCCCGACGGGTGGACGGTGCTGCGCACCTTCGAGCTCGTGATGTACTCCGGCGCCGGGTTGGTGACGCGACCCGACGACGAGGCCGTCGTACTCGGACCCGATGACGTCGACGACATGCTGGACCTCGTCGCCGCGGCGCAGCCCGGACCGTTCGCGCGGCGCACCGTCGAACTCGGCCGGTACCTCGGATTCCGCGACGACGACGGCCGACTCATCGCCATGGCCGGCGAACGAATGCGGCCACCGGGGTGGGGCGAGATCAGCGCGGTGGCCACGGCGCCGCACGCACGCGGAAAGGGCTTGGCGCAACGGCTGATCCGGGCGGTCGGCGCCCATATCGTGCAGCGCGGGGACCTGCCGTTCCTCCACACCTCCGCCGACAACCCGGCCCGCGCACTCTACGAGCGGCTGGGGTTCGAGTTGGTCGACGAGGTGGACTTGGAGATCGTCCAGGTTCCCTGA
- a CDS encoding dienelactone hydrolase family protein: protein MPRDALADFATEEFTAEGKTHLVYTKGTGPAVIVISEIPGITPLVADFARRVADAGCTVFMPSLFGLDGQSMVPGSAADVAAGARVAGNLVRKVCVSREFTILATGRSSPVVTWLRALAREAHARCGGPGVGAIGMCLTGGFALAMAVDDTMIAPVLSQPSLPLRPIGNSRNIDISDDDLARVKTRCAAGLQVLGLRFEGDRLSPPDRFAFLREQLGDAFIGVELPDSAANPKPVNPPHSVVTEHLIDEPGQPTRQALDQVLAFFTDKLDVAR, encoded by the coding sequence ATGCCCCGCGACGCGCTCGCCGATTTCGCCACCGAGGAGTTCACCGCCGAGGGCAAGACGCACCTCGTTTACACCAAAGGGACCGGCCCGGCGGTGATCGTGATCTCCGAGATCCCCGGCATCACCCCGCTGGTCGCCGACTTCGCCCGCCGCGTCGCCGACGCCGGGTGCACCGTGTTCATGCCGTCGCTGTTCGGCCTGGACGGCCAATCGATGGTGCCGGGCAGCGCGGCCGACGTCGCCGCCGGGGCCCGGGTGGCCGGCAACCTGGTCCGCAAGGTGTGCGTCAGCCGCGAGTTCACCATCCTCGCGACCGGCCGCAGCTCCCCCGTCGTCACCTGGTTGCGGGCACTCGCCCGCGAGGCCCACGCGCGCTGCGGTGGCCCCGGGGTCGGGGCCATCGGCATGTGCCTGACCGGCGGATTCGCCCTCGCCATGGCCGTCGACGACACGATGATCGCACCGGTGCTGTCCCAGCCGTCGCTGCCACTGCGCCCGATCGGCAATTCCCGCAACATCGACATCTCCGACGACGATCTGGCCCGGGTCAAGACCCGCTGCGCCGCCGGTCTCCAGGTGTTGGGACTTCGATTCGAGGGCGACCGACTGTCCCCGCCCGACCGGTTCGCCTTCCTCCGCGAGCAACTCGGCGACGCGTTCATCGGCGTCGAGCTCCCCGACTCCGCGGCCAACCCGAAGCCGGTCAACCCGCCGCACTCGGTGGTGACCGAGCACCTCATCGACGAGCCGGGCCAACCCACCAGACAGGCTCTGGACCAAGTGCTCGCGTTCTTCACCGACAAGCTGGACGTGGCGCGCTGA
- a CDS encoding nitroreductase family deazaflavin-dependent oxidoreductase, translated as MRLPNSLARLNKVVTNPIQRLWAPHFAPFIMLEHVGRKSGKRYSIPVVAFVDGDKLSIVLTYGPKTDWVRNVQAAGRFDMVRKNKRYTVVGPRLVPSDSPDIVKAARIPARAFDYVLNGTIREGD; from the coding sequence ATGAGACTGCCGAACTCGCTTGCCCGCCTCAACAAAGTGGTGACCAATCCGATCCAGCGCCTGTGGGCGCCCCATTTCGCTCCATTCATCATGCTCGAACACGTCGGCCGCAAGTCGGGGAAGCGCTACTCCATCCCCGTGGTGGCGTTCGTCGACGGGGACAAGCTGTCCATCGTCCTGACGTACGGACCCAAGACCGACTGGGTCCGCAACGTCCAAGCGGCCGGACGGTTCGACATGGTCCGCAAGAACAAGCGCTACACCGTCGTCGGACCGCGGCTCGTCCCGTCGGACTCCCCCGACATCGTGAAGGCCGCACGGATCCCGGCGCGGGCCTTCGACTACGTCCTCAACGGCACGATTCGAGAGGGCGACTGA
- a CDS encoding TetR/AcrR family transcriptional regulator: protein MTATDSGPQASTDVDFRMHVVAESTRLFAAQGYDATTVDEVAHAAGTSRRTLFRMFHSKEDLIFVDHELLLTEVDRLLAASSVDPWRSVCNGAELVFAHYDRHRELAVQRYLVVSQTPALRDRELVTTYRYQRLFEDFLRDRLPDAAHERIIAFSAAVIAVHNFLLRSLLRGEPGATADHLDAELRLLCDALVP, encoded by the coding sequence ATGACCGCGACCGACTCGGGACCGCAGGCAAGCACCGACGTCGACTTCCGGATGCACGTGGTGGCGGAATCGACCCGCTTGTTCGCCGCGCAGGGCTATGACGCGACGACGGTCGACGAGGTGGCCCACGCGGCCGGTACGTCGCGCCGGACGCTCTTCCGGATGTTCCACTCCAAGGAAGACCTGATCTTCGTCGACCACGAGCTGCTGCTGACCGAGGTGGACCGGCTGCTGGCGGCGTCGAGTGTCGATCCGTGGCGGTCGGTCTGCAACGGGGCCGAACTCGTCTTCGCCCACTACGACCGGCACCGGGAACTGGCGGTGCAGCGCTACCTCGTCGTGTCTCAGACCCCTGCGCTGCGCGACCGCGAGTTGGTCACCACCTACCGCTACCAGCGGTTGTTCGAGGATTTTCTGCGCGATCGGCTGCCCGACGCCGCCCATGAGCGGATCATTGCGTTCTCGGCCGCCGTGATCGCCGTCCACAACTTCCTGCTGCGTTCGTTGCTGCGCGGCGAGCCCGGTGCCACCGCCGACCACCTCGACGCGGAACTGCGGTTGTTGTGCGATGCGCTGGTCCCGTGA
- a CDS encoding acyl-CoA dehydrogenase: MAGNPDFDLFQLPEEHQALREAIRALSEKEIAPYAKDVDENARFPEEARKALVESGFNAIHVPEQFDGQGGDSVAACIVIEEVARVDVSASLIPAVNKLGTMGLILSGDDALKSKVLPSIASGEAMASYALSEREAGSDAASMKTRARKDGDTWVINGSKCWITNGGQSTWYTVMAVTDPEKGANGISAFMVHKDDPGFTVGPLEHKLGIKGSPTAELYFENCTIPEDRIIGDEGTGFKTALATLDHTRPTIGAQAVGVAQGALDAAIAYVKDRKQFGKTISQFQGVEFMIADMAMKVEAARLMVYTAAARAERGEPNLGFISSASKCMASDVAMEVTTDAVQLFGGAGYTTDFPVERMMRDAKITQIYEGTNQIQRVVMSRALLR, translated from the coding sequence ATGGCCGGCAACCCGGATTTCGACCTGTTCCAGCTGCCCGAGGAGCACCAAGCGCTGCGTGAGGCGATTCGCGCCCTCTCCGAGAAGGAGATCGCCCCCTACGCCAAGGACGTCGACGAGAACGCGCGTTTCCCCGAGGAGGCGCGCAAGGCCCTCGTTGAGAGCGGGTTCAACGCCATTCACGTCCCGGAGCAGTTCGACGGCCAGGGCGGCGACTCGGTTGCCGCGTGCATCGTCATCGAAGAGGTTGCCCGCGTCGACGTGTCGGCCTCGCTCATCCCGGCCGTGAACAAGCTCGGCACGATGGGGCTCATCCTGTCCGGCGACGACGCACTCAAGTCCAAGGTGCTGCCGTCGATCGCTTCCGGTGAGGCGATGGCCTCCTACGCGCTGTCCGAGCGCGAAGCCGGCTCCGACGCCGCGTCGATGAAGACGCGCGCCCGCAAGGACGGCGACACCTGGGTCATCAACGGGTCCAAGTGTTGGATCACCAACGGCGGCCAGTCGACCTGGTACACCGTCATGGCGGTGACCGATCCGGAGAAGGGTGCCAACGGCATCTCGGCCTTCATGGTCCACAAGGACGACCCCGGCTTCACCGTCGGCCCCCTCGAGCACAAGCTCGGCATCAAGGGCAGCCCGACGGCGGAGCTGTACTTCGAGAACTGCACGATTCCCGAGGACCGGATCATCGGCGACGAGGGCACCGGCTTCAAGACCGCGCTCGCCACGCTCGACCACACGCGTCCGACCATCGGCGCCCAGGCCGTCGGCGTTGCGCAGGGCGCCCTCGACGCCGCCATCGCCTACGTCAAGGACCGCAAGCAGTTCGGCAAGACGATCAGCCAGTTCCAGGGCGTCGAGTTCATGATCGCCGACATGGCGATGAAGGTGGAGGCTGCGCGCCTCATGGTCTACACCGCTGCGGCGCGCGCCGAGCGCGGTGAGCCCAACCTCGGCTTCATCAGCTCCGCGTCGAAGTGCATGGCCTCCGACGTCGCCATGGAGGTGACCACCGATGCCGTCCAGTTGTTCGGCGGTGCCGGCTACACCACCGACTTCCCGGTCGAGCGCATGATGCGCGACGCGAAGATCACCCAGATCTACGAGGGCACCAACCAGATCCAGCGCGTCGTGATGAGCCGCGCGCTGCTGCGCTGA
- a CDS encoding YdcF family protein, which yields MLFRVKLGIACLATAASVAGIGASADVAPQARADGPVLYNGLLSTTGCLIPNYQVIKTCSSLEVLSPRAPVILNINPVGTRLVVLGARLNNNGSVPRVLVPRLQAALALARGFPTAGIITTGGVTNRRARKSEAQAMKNWLVKHGVAPNRIATENRSRSTAENAKFVAPMLFRGGATGVVVVTSHNHLRRAMINFRSAVHGGMPVAGVVPGPGNGSGSSSGGLGSMGSS from the coding sequence GTGTTGTTCAGAGTGAAGCTCGGGATCGCCTGTCTGGCCACCGCAGCCTCCGTTGCGGGCATCGGCGCCAGTGCCGACGTCGCACCGCAAGCGCGCGCGGATGGGCCGGTGCTCTACAACGGCCTGTTGTCCACGACGGGCTGCCTGATCCCGAACTACCAGGTGATCAAGACCTGTTCCAGCCTCGAAGTCCTGAGTCCCCGCGCACCGGTCATCTTGAACATCAACCCGGTCGGCACCCGCCTGGTCGTGCTCGGCGCACGGCTCAACAACAACGGCAGCGTCCCCCGCGTACTCGTGCCTCGCCTCCAGGCCGCGCTCGCCCTGGCCCGCGGCTTCCCCACCGCCGGCATCATCACCACGGGCGGCGTCACCAATCGCCGCGCGCGCAAGAGCGAGGCTCAGGCGATGAAGAACTGGCTGGTCAAGCACGGCGTCGCCCCCAATCGGATCGCGACGGAGAACCGCTCCCGGTCCACCGCGGAGAACGCCAAGTTCGTCGCACCGATGCTGTTCCGCGGCGGCGCCACCGGTGTCGTCGTGGTGACCAGTCACAACCACCTGCGTCGCGCGATGATCAACTTCCGCTCAGCGGTGCACGGCGGAATGCCGGTTGCCGGGGTCGTCCCCGGGCCGGGCAATGGCAGCGGGTCGAGCTCCGGTGGGCTCGGCTCGATGGGCTCGAGTTAA